Part of the Micromonospora rhizosphaerae genome is shown below.
CGCCGGGCAGCTGGGACTGATGCCGGGCGGAGCCCGCCTGGTGGCGTCCGGCAGCGCGCTGGCCACGCCGACGCGGGTGGCGCTGGAGCCACGATCGGCGCAGCCCCGGGTCGCCCCGGCCCCGTCGGCCATCGAGGTGGAATCCTGGTCGGCCACGGAGCGACGCGTACGGGTCGCCGAGCACCCGGTCGACCGCGTCCTCGCGGTACGGGAAAACACCAACCCGGGCTGGCGGGCCACGCTGTCCGGGAAGGTGCTGGAGCCGGTGGTGGTGGACGGCTGGCAGCAGGGTTGGCTGCTGCCGGCGGGCCTGTCCGGAGACCTCGTGCTGAGCTTCACCCCGGATGCGTCGTACCGGGCGGGGTTGTTCCTGGGTGGCTTGCTGCTCGCCGGGGTGGCCGTCCTCGCGATGCTCCCGGAGCGCCGCCGCACCGCCCCGGCGGCGAGCCGTCCGGTCCGGCGACGGGCACTGCGGTCGGTGCCGCTGCTCGCGGTGGGCGCCATCGCGTTGGTGATGCTCGGTGGACTCGTCGGCGGTCTGCTGGTCGCCGCTGGTCTGGTGCTGGCCGTCCCCGGGTCGCTCCGGCTCCCCTGGCCGGCCGACCCCCGCCGCGCCCGGCTGCTCGCGCACACCGCCGAGGCGTGGCTGCCCGGTGCCCTGCTGCTGCTCGCCGGGTGGCTCCACCTCACCGTCGAGCAGCGCCACGTCGCCGCCGCGCCGCAGCTCGCGGCGCTCCTCGCCGTCGGTTGCCTGTGGCTCTCCACGACCGTCCGGAGGCGACCGGTACGACCGGTTCGATCCGTCCTCCCGCCCCCGGCGGTGGAGAAGCCGACGAGTTCGCGGCACGACATCGAGCTGTCCTCGATCACGTGAGCCGGAGCGGGGAAGCATGACGCAGACGAGGGATCCCGGCACCGAGCGGCTGGGTACCGCGGGCATTGCCGTCACGGCGGCCGCGATGCTGACCAACGCGCTGGCCTACCTCGTGCCCGTGCTGGCCGCCCGCGAGTTGAAGGCGCCCGAGCTGAGCGCGCTCGCCACCGCCCTCGGGCTGGTCGCCATCGCCAGCGTGCCCGGCGTCGGCCTGCAACTGGCGGTGGCGGTGCACCACGCCCGCCATGGACGCTCCGCTGCCCGGCGGGCGACCCTGATCACCGCGATCCTGTCCTCCGGGGCGCTCCTCGCCGCCACCCCCCTGCTCACCGCGGGCCTGCACCTTTCCGCCGAGATACCGGCCCTGCTGGCGGTCACCACCGCGGCCGTCGTGCTCTCCTCACGGTGGCTCGGGGAGTTGCAGGGGGAGCAGCGTTTCCTGCGGCTGGCGGTCGGCATGGCCGTCCTGGCCGCCGGCCGCTACGGCGGGGTGATCGCCGGCCTCCTGCTGGGTGCCGGGCTCACCGGTTCGCTGCTGGCCGGCGCACTGGTCGCCGGCCTCGTCCCGCTGGCGCTGGCCCGCCTGGCCGTTCCCCCCGCGCCGGCCTCGGCAGAGTCCGTTCCGGCGGCACCATCGCTGACCGCCGCCCAGGTGGTCACCGGTTGCGGCGCGACACTGGCGATGCTCGTCGTCTCCTATGCCGACCTGCTCCTGGCGCGGCAACTGCTGCCGCCGGCGGAGTCCGGGGCGTACGCCGTGGGCACCGTGCTCACCAAGGGAGCGCTCTGGGCACCGCAGGTGGTCACCGTGCTGGCCCTGCCCCGCCTGGCCCGCGGTGACCGCCGCAGCCGGATGGTCGCGCTCGCGGTCACCGGAGGTGCCGGGCTGCTGCTGGTGGTCGCGTCGGCGCTCGGCGGCGGGTTGGCGTTCCGCCTCGTCGGGGGCGGCGACTACGTGCACCTCGGTGCCCACGCCCCGGTCTTCGCCGCGGTCGGCGCCCTGTACGCGCTGGTCTTCGTGCTGCTCAACGCCCAGGTCGCCGCCGGTGCCCGGTGGCCTGCCGCACCGCTGTGGGCGGCGACCGCAGGGCTGGTCGTCGTCGTGTTGTTCCTCGCGCCGCGCAGTTTCACCGGTCTGCTCTGGAGTGCGCTGGGCACCGCGGTGGTCGCGCTGGTCGGCATGGGGCTGGCGAGCCGATGGCGCCGGGAGCCGATCCCCGCCGGGCCCGGACCCGTCAGCCCTTGAGCCAGGCCTGCAGCAGGTGGCGGTCGATCGAGTCGATCCGGCCGAGCGGCCGCCCCTCCGCCGCCCGCGCCCGCAGTTCGTCCCGGGTGAACCAGCGCGCGTCCAGGAGCTCCTGGCCGTCCACCCGCACCTCGTCCGAGGCGGCGGTCGCCCGGAAACCGACCATCAGCCCGGCCGGGAACGGCCACGCCTGCGATCCCTGGTACGCGAGGTCCACCACGGTCACCCCGGCCTCCTCGGCCATTTCCCGGCGTACCGCGTCCTCGAGGCTCTCGCCCACCTCGACGAAGCCGGCCAGCGTCGACCACGATCCCTCCGGCGCACCCCGGTGCCGCGCCAGCAGGCAGCGGTCCGGCCGACCGGGCG
Proteins encoded:
- a CDS encoding polysaccharide biosynthesis protein, giving the protein MTQTRDPGTERLGTAGIAVTAAAMLTNALAYLVPVLAARELKAPELSALATALGLVAIASVPGVGLQLAVAVHHARHGRSAARRATLITAILSSGALLAATPLLTAGLHLSAEIPALLAVTTAAVVLSSRWLGELQGEQRFLRLAVGMAVLAAGRYGGVIAGLLLGAGLTGSLLAGALVAGLVPLALARLAVPPAPASAESVPAAPSLTAAQVVTGCGATLAMLVVSYADLLLARQLLPPAESGAYAVGTVLTKGALWAPQVVTVLALPRLARGDRRSRMVALAVTGGAGLLLVVASALGGGLAFRLVGGGDYVHLGAHAPVFAAVGALYALVFVLLNAQVAAGARWPAAPLWAATAGLVVVVLFLAPRSFTGLLWSALGTAVVALVGMGLASRWRREPIPAGPGPVSP